The Actinomycetes bacterium nucleotide sequence GCCGCACGCCGAGCCGGCACCGTGGCCCGGGAACACCTTGGTGGCGTCGGGGAGAACCATCAGCTTGTCGCGCAGCGAGCCGTAGAGCGCGCGGCCGAGCTCATCCGCGGTGACACCGATCGACGCGAGCAGGTCGGGGCGGCCGACGTCGCCGATGAACAGGGTGTCACCGGTGAGCACGCCATGGGGGACCGCGTCAGGGTCGTCGACGTCGCCAGGATGCTCCCAGATCACGATCGAGATCGACTCCGGTGTGTGGCCAGGCGTGTGGAGGATCTCGAGGGTGACCTCACCGAGCGCGATGCGCTCGCCGTCGGCCAGCTTGCGGTGCGGGAACTCGGCGTCGGCCGCGGAGCCGTAGGCGATCTCTGCGCCGGTTGCCTCGGCCAGCTCGAGGTGACCGGAGAGGAAGTCGGCGTGGAAGTGGGTCTCGATGACCATGACGATCTCGAGGCCGTGGTCCTGTGCGGAATCCACGTAGTCGGCGATGTCGCGCTTGGGGTCGACCACCACCGCCTTGCCGGTTGTCGGGTCACCGATCAGGTAGGAAGCCTGTGAGAGGCAGTCGAGGTAGTGCTGTTCGAAGATCACGGCGGGCTGGTTCCTTTCGCCCGATGTGCTGCGGGGTGTGTCGAGCCGGGTTCCCATTGTGTATCTCCTGTCGTCTCTCTGTGCGTTTGGGTCGTTGTGTTCGGGGGTCGGGGGTTGCGTGGGTCAGCGCTCAGGCGAGCGCCGTGACGCCCTGGACTGCGGTCCAGGCGGCCATGGCGAGAACCAGCACGGTCAGGGCGACCGAGAGGGTGCGTGCGGGAAGTCGGTGGGCGACCCGCCGGCCAAGGAGCACTCCTGCTGTTGCCAGGGCGGTGAACGGGGCAACGATGCCCCAGTCCACCGAGCCGAGATCCGCCCGGAGTGCCAGTGCAACTGCGCTGTTGATGGCGATCACGACCAGCGATGTGGCCGTGGCCGAGCGGATGTCGAAGTCGAGCACCAGGACCAGGGCGGGCACGATGATGAAGCCGCCGCCCACGCCGAACAGGCCAGTGAGCAGCCCCACGGCGGTGCCTGCGGCGACGATGCGCACCAGCTGGCAGGTGTTGATCCCGGCCACGATCCTGCAGTTGCGCACGCGGCCGCGGCGGGTGGTCACCTGGGCGGCCGACTCGCCGACGCGTTGCAGCGACAGCGCGGCGCGCTCGCCCGCAGCGGGTACGGGCTCGCCGCCGGTGGTCGGGGGGTCCGAGGGGACAGAGCTGGATGGGCCTGCTGCTTGCTTGCGCAGGTTGAGGGCCATGCGGCCGGCCACGACAACCATCAGTGCTGCGAAGCCGATCAGCAGCACGCCTTCGTCGAGTCCGCGGTTGAGTGTGGTGCCCACTGCGGCGCCCCCGATGCCTGTCAGGCCGAACACGACCCCGGGCGCCAAGCGCACTCGACCGGTGCGCAGGTCGGAGGCGAGCCCGATCGCGGCAGCTGTGCCGACGACGATCAGCGACGCCGTGGTGGCTTCGGTTACGGCGAGGCCGGCCACGCCCACGAGCACGGGCACAGCGAGGATTGACCCTCCGCCGCCGGCCGCGCCGAGTGCGAGTCCGATCAGTGCTGCGAGGCCGAGGATCAGCGCCGTCTGCATAAGTCCAAATGTACGTACAAATGTCGCAACAGTCAAGCTCAAGCAGGATGTGATGCGGGCAGGTGTCCGGATTAGCGTCGCGACCATGGTCGACATCGCAGCTGAGGACGCAACGAGCATCTGCCGCACAGGCGAGATCCCCTGGGCCGAGCTGGCCCCTGGAATCGAGATGAAGGTGATGCGAAAGGGAGAGGGCAGTGGCCGCTACACCGTCATGAACCGCTTCGCGGCCGGCACGGTGCTGCCGAAGCACTACCACCACGGCGAGGTCCATGCCTTCACCGTGAGCGGCAAATGGGGCTACCTCGAATACGACTGGGTCGCCGAAGCGGGCGACTACATCTTCGAGCAGACCGGCACGATCCACACGCTCTCGGTGCCCGAAGACGCCACGGAACCCGCGGTCATCCAGTTCGTGATCGAGCAGGGCATGGACTTCTACGACGAGAACGGTGAGGTGTTCCACACCGAGAACCCCGAGTCGATCATGCAGCTGTACTACGGCGCGCTCGACAACGCCGGCATCGAACACCCACAAGGCGTCCTCGACTGACCTACTTGCGGCTGTCGCCGTAGTTGGTGAGGCGCAGCGAGGCCTCGGTTCGGCCGGCCTCGAATCGCGTGACCACCGCGAATCGGTCCGCACGCACGAGGCTGCGGCGCCACTCGACCGGTCTGTCGGCGACCTGGCCGAGTCGCTCGAGGCAGAACACGGCATCAGGGCCGTCGAGGCCCAGCCGCTCGGCGTCCTGCTGAGACGGCATGACGGCACGTACGCGCTCCCAACCCGAATCGGGTCGTCCGGTGCCGTGCTGGGCAAGTTGTTCATACAGGCTCGTATGGGACCAGTCGGTGCCTGCCAACGGGGTGCCCACCTGCTCGGGCAACCAGACCCGGTCGACTGCCAGCGGCTCACCATCCGCGCGGCGGAGCCGCTCGATCAGCACCAGCGATGCGTCCGGTTCCAGACCGAGCGCGCCGGCCGCCTCGGCGTCGGTGACCGTTCGCTGGCCCAGTACCTCCGAGGTCTGCTCGAGCCCGCCGGCCTCCACCGCCTCGAACAGGGAGTACATCGAGTCGAGCGGTTGCTCCACATGGCCGCCGGCGAGCACGGTGCCACGGCCGCGTTCGCGTACCACCAGACCTTCCTGGGAGAGCCGCCTCACCGCTTCGCGCGCGGTGTGCCGGCTCACCTCGTAGGAGTCGACCAGTTCCTCGTCAGTGGGGAATCGCTCGTCGAATTCGCCGCGGTCCATGCGACGCCGCAGGTCGGACTCGACCTGCGCCCACAGCGGTAGGGGGGAAGCCCTGTCGACCGAAGCCATGTGTTCCATCGAACCACGTCGGCGCTCAGGTCGCAGACATCGCCTCGAGCATCTCCACCTTGACGGCCTTGCGAGCCGGCCAGAGTGAGGCGAGCACGCTGATCACGACGCCGGCGGCGAAGATCAATCCGACCCGTCCCCAGTTGAGCGAGAGACCGCCACTGGTGACGGAACCCACGACCACGAAACCGAGGAACACGCCGGAGGCGACACCGATGAACGTGCCCAGTACTCCGATCAGGAACGATTCCGTGCGCACCATCGAGCGGACTTGTGACCGGGTCATGCCGAGGGCGCGCACCATCCCCAGTTCGCGTCGGCGCTCGTGGATCGACAGATTCATGGTGTTGACGATGCCTATCAGCGCGATCAGCACCGAAAGCCCCAGGAGGCCGTTCACCGCAGCGATCAGGAAGTCGATCACCGAGCCGAGCAGCTGGCCGATGAAGTTGCCGGGTACGGCTTCGAGTCCGGTGTAGTCCTCCAGCAGGTTGTCCAGATCCGTGCCCACCGCGTCGATGCGGTTCTGGTCGGCACGGATGAACACCTGGCCGACCGGCTGCTCGCCCGCCACCTCGGTGAACACGTCCTCGTTGACGATCGTGCCGAGGAAGAGCAGGAACAGGTCGCCGATGTCGAACTCCATCACTGCCGCCACGGGTACCTGCACCGTGTCGCCCTGCGGGTCGATGAGGTTGTACACGTCACCGACAGCCACCGAGCCCGCCGTGGAAGCCGAACCACCGATGTCGAGTGTGGGGCCCGATTCGCTGCCGGGTTCACCGCTCTGTGGCGCGGTCGTGGTCGGCGATGAGCCGGCGCTGCCGCCGTTCGCCACGAGCTCGTCGAAGCCGAACGTGGCCGCGCCCTCGCCGGCTGCCACGTCGTCGAGTGAACCCTCTGAGGCCGTGATGCCGGTGGTGCGCTTCAGGTCGTCCATGTCGGCGCCGCTGAGCATCGCAGTGTTGCCGCTGGTGTCGGTCACCTGCGCGTTGCGCACGCCCGCCACGTCGGTGACCCCGTCGATCCTGCCGATCTCGCCCAGCACCTCGTCGGGCACGGGCGTGGCGCCGATCACCACGAAGTCAGATGAACTCATCTCGGCCAGTTCGCCCATCATCCAGTCCCGGAATGCGGTTCCCGACACGGTCACGAGCGTCACCAGGAACAGCCCGATGACCAGTGCATTTGCGGTGGTCGCGGTGCGTTTCGGGTTGCGGGCCAT carries:
- a CDS encoding GntR family transcriptional regulator, whose amino-acid sequence is MASVDRASPLPLWAQVESDLRRRMDRGEFDERFPTDEELVDSYEVSRHTAREAVRRLSQEGLVVRERGRGTVLAGGHVEQPLDSMYSLFEAVEAGGLEQTSEVLGQRTVTDAEAAGALGLEPDASLVLIERLRRADGEPLAVDRVWLPEQVGTPLAGTDWSHTSLYEQLAQHGTGRPDSGWERVRAVMPSQQDAERLGLDGPDAVFCLERLGQVADRPVEWRRSLVRADRFAVVTRFEAGRTEASLRLTNYGDSRK
- a CDS encoding sulfite exporter TauE/SafE family protein; translation: MQTALILGLAALIGLALGAAGGGGSILAVPVLVGVAGLAVTEATTASLIVVGTAAAIGLASDLRTGRVRLAPGVVFGLTGIGGAAVGTTLNRGLDEGVLLIGFAALMVVVAGRMALNLRKQAAGPSSSVPSDPPTTGGEPVPAAGERAALSLQRVGESAAQVTTRRGRVRNCRIVAGINTCQLVRIVAAGTAVGLLTGLFGVGGGFIIVPALVLVLDFDIRSATATSLVVIAINSAVALALRADLGSVDWGIVAPFTALATAGVLLGRRVAHRLPARTLSVALTVLVLAMAAWTAVQGVTALA